The following proteins are encoded in a genomic region of Romeriopsis navalis LEGE 11480:
- a CDS encoding HpsJ family protein: MKAKNNFSSAPFALKLVGFILIFSTLLDYLLLLTGLNFQDKSALGSGITQIVNQGVIPMIGSVFVLTAYWLERVADMPLRNSKLFRFIALAVAGLLGVLFLVLTPIHFNNVSTVANQTRAEFSKRAEDAEKQIEPMLIQQKQMLTALAKDPKQLDERLKQTKEAIASKQVPEQNLPQLEEQKQVLERIKANPKAVDTLAKDARDRLLNRIRDEKQEAEKRVNDQAFKSNAKTGVSSLILSVGYLIISWVGLSEMGLFSGGPKNRRAPKK; the protein is encoded by the coding sequence ATGAAAGCAAAAAATAATTTCTCATCAGCCCCTTTTGCCCTCAAGCTAGTTGGGTTTATTCTGATTTTTTCAACGTTGTTGGATTATCTCCTGTTGCTGACTGGGTTGAATTTTCAAGATAAGTCAGCGTTAGGAAGTGGTATTACTCAGATCGTCAACCAAGGCGTCATTCCGATGATTGGTTCGGTTTTTGTCTTGACGGCTTATTGGTTAGAGCGAGTTGCGGACATGCCTCTACGTAACAGTAAGTTGTTCCGTTTTATTGCGTTGGCAGTCGCCGGTTTGCTGGGAGTCCTGTTCCTCGTCTTGACGCCGATTCATTTTAATAATGTCTCCACGGTGGCGAATCAGACCCGGGCTGAGTTTTCGAAGCGGGCGGAAGATGCGGAAAAGCAGATTGAGCCGATGTTGATTCAGCAGAAGCAAATGCTAACGGCGTTAGCAAAGGATCCGAAGCAACTGGACGAGCGCCTCAAGCAAACTAAAGAAGCAATCGCCAGCAAGCAGGTGCCGGAGCAGAATCTGCCCCAGCTCGAAGAGCAGAAGCAAGTCTTAGAGCGGATCAAGGCGAATCCCAAAGCCGTTGATACGTTAGCCAAGGATGCTCGCGATCGCTTGTTGAATCGGATTCGTGATGAAAAGCAGGAAGCCGAAAAGCGGGTGAATGACCAAGCATTTAAGTCAAATGCGAAAACGGGAGTAAGCAGCCTGATTTTGTCAGTTGGCTACTTGATTATTAGCTGGGTGGGCTTAAGCGAAATGGGGCTATTTAGTGGTGGTCCGAAGAATCGTCGCGCCCCGAAGAAATAG
- a CDS encoding tellurite resistance TerB C-terminal domain-containing protein: MLKNRLLLSLVTGGIGFGLSLLILRDFKMAAYTGLMGFVASQAGVLVTSSQHEEHLRDRREELRGHIRALQQRRSNVYEELAQLQAQCAEFSHRAQQLQRSTVATPGNAAIQNPWTPKPTSTGSNGPSAQRVSWNLTEPRQSATDIELDELTQRIQALSAEEAALQAAIQDDLGAKQKAELHRTTSEAELQQLQAQIREQTALKQTLNQTILELEQQQQQLQSHIPQLQTQIHELEEYRTTIDAQIQSHKTAKPSAGETALQGAIDQMQSQIAALRGELSELETQIIDRRNQKQLLDQAIESQASNQATITAPPPAPTDPPAANTRLPAVTTTTTPAAPPPPAAKSTTSKAPSKAGQKTRTKPATTAPQTTDGLSTEWRVFKGKLQPYEFQALCAIALEENPTSVLKHLAESNLTMPEMLIDTINEQALDAIGDLILEAGRDAASTIIAQEYRDEVATLIATHR; encoded by the coding sequence ATGCTAAAAAACCGTCTATTACTGAGCCTTGTCACTGGAGGTATTGGATTTGGCCTAAGTCTGCTAATTTTACGTGACTTCAAAATGGCAGCCTATACAGGGCTAATGGGCTTCGTTGCCAGCCAAGCTGGAGTGCTGGTCACCAGTAGCCAGCATGAAGAGCATTTGCGCGATCGCCGCGAGGAGTTGCGGGGACATATTCGGGCTTTGCAGCAGCGTCGGAGTAATGTCTATGAAGAACTGGCCCAGCTTCAAGCACAATGCGCCGAATTCAGTCATCGCGCCCAACAGTTACAACGATCGACAGTTGCAACGCCGGGCAATGCGGCTATCCAAAATCCCTGGACGCCAAAGCCAACCAGTACTGGGAGCAATGGGCCGAGCGCACAACGCGTGAGCTGGAACTTAACGGAGCCCCGACAATCAGCCACGGATATTGAACTCGACGAACTAACACAACGTATTCAGGCGTTATCGGCGGAAGAAGCCGCGCTACAAGCGGCAATTCAGGATGACCTCGGGGCCAAGCAAAAAGCCGAGTTACACCGTACAACCAGTGAAGCCGAACTACAACAGCTACAAGCACAGATCAGAGAACAAACGGCACTCAAGCAGACGCTGAATCAAACGATTCTGGAATTAGAGCAGCAGCAGCAGCAGCTTCAATCTCATATTCCACAGCTCCAAACCCAAATCCATGAATTAGAAGAATATCGCACAACGATCGACGCCCAAATCCAATCTCATAAGACCGCAAAACCTTCAGCGGGTGAAACCGCTCTACAAGGCGCGATCGATCAAATGCAATCGCAAATTGCGGCTTTGCGTGGGGAGTTGAGTGAGTTAGAAACCCAAATTATCGATCGGCGTAATCAAAAACAGCTCCTCGACCAAGCGATCGAAAGTCAGGCGAGTAATCAGGCAACCATCACAGCCCCGCCGCCAGCCCCGACGGACCCACCAGCCGCCAACACGCGCCTACCGGCAGTTACAACGACCACTACTCCAGCAGCACCGCCACCGCCAGCAGCCAAATCCACCACGTCCAAAGCGCCATCGAAGGCGGGTCAGAAAACCCGCACCAAGCCAGCCACAACGGCACCGCAAACCACCGACGGATTATCTACCGAATGGCGTGTATTTAAAGGAAAACTACAGCCCTATGAATTTCAAGCACTCTGCGCCATTGCCTTGGAAGAAAATCCGACCAGTGTCTTAAAGCATCTGGCTGAGAGCAACTTGACGATGCCCGAAATGCTGATTGATACGATCAATGAACAGGCACTCGATGCGATCGGAGATCTCATTTTAGAAGCTGGACGGGATGCGGCTAGCACAATCATTGCCCAGGAATACCGCGATGAAGTCGCAACGCTGATCGCCACCCATCGCTAA